The genome window CGCACAACATAACACGATCAGTTTCTAACGCACAACATGATCAGTTTCTAACGCACAACACAACATGATCAGTTTCTAACACACAACATGATCAGTTTCTAACGCAAAACACAACATGATCAGTTTCTAACACACAACATGATCAGTTTCTAACGCACAACATGATCAGTTTTTAACACAACATAATCAGTTTCTAACGCACAACATAACATGATCAGTTTCTAACAAACAACATAACATGATCAGTTTCTAAACACACAACATAACATGATCAGTTTCTAACACACAACATGATCAGTTTCTAACGCACAACATGATCAGTTTCTAATGCACAACATAACACGATCAGTTTCTAACGCACAACATAACACGATCAGTTTCTAACACACAACATGATCAGTTTCTAACACACAACATGATCAGTATCTAACACACAACATGATCAGTATCTAACACACAACATGATCAGTATCTAACGCACAACATGATCAGTTTCTAACACACAACATGATCAGTTTCTAACGCACAACATGATCAGTTTCTAACGCACAACATGATCAGTTTCTAAACGCACAACATGATCAGTTTCTAACGCACAACATGATCAGTTTCTAACGCACAACATGATCAGTTTCTAACGCACAACATGATCAGTATCTAACACACAACATGATCAGTATCTAACACACAACATGATCAGTATCTAACGCACAACATGATCAGTATCTAACACACAACATGATCAGTTTCTAACACACAACATGATCAGTATCTAACACACAACATGATCAGTATCTAACACACAACATGATCAGTATCTAACACACAACATGATCAGTTTCTAACACACAACATGATCAGTATCTAACACACAACATGATCAGTATCTAACACACAACATGATCAGTATCTAACACACAACATGATCAGTTTCTAACACACAACATGATCAGTTTCTAACACACAACATGATCAGTTTCTAACACACAACATGATCAGTTTCTAACACACAACATGATCAGTATCTAACACACAACATGATCAGTATCTAACGCACAACATGATCAGTATCTAACGCACAACATGATCAGTTTCTAATGCACAACATGATCAGTTTCTAAACGCACAACATGATCAGTTTCTAATGCACAACATGATCAGTTTCTAACGCACAACATGATCAGTTTCTAACGCACAACATGATCAGTTTCTAATGCACAACATGATCAGTTTCTAATGCACAACATAACACGATCAGTTTCTAACACACAACATGATCAGTTTCTAATGCACAACATAACACGATCAGTTTCTAACGCACAACATAACATGATCAGTTTCTAACGCACAACATGATCAGTTTCTAATGCACAACATAACATTATCAGTTTCTAACacacaactgctcttaaacgctagtaaaactaaatgcatgcttttcaaccgatcgctgcccacacccgccctcCAGAccggcatcactactctggacggttctgatttagaatatgtggcCAACTACAAAtaactaggtgtctggctagactgtaaactctccttccagactcatattaaacatctccaatccaaaattaaatctagaatcggcttcctatttcgcaacaaagcctccttcactcactcacgccgccaaacataccctcgtaaaactgactatcctaccgatcctcgacttcggcgatgtcatttacaaaatagcctccaacactctactcagcaaactggatgcagtctatcacagtgtcatcggttttgtcaccaaagccccatataccacccaccattgcgacctgtatgttctcgtcggctggccctcgctgcatattcgtcgccagaaccactggctccaggtcatctataagcctttgctaggaaaagctccgccttatctcagctcactggtcatgataacaacacccacccgtagcacgcgctccagcaggtatatctcactggtcacccccaaagccaacacctctttggccgcctttccttccagttctctgctgccagtgactggaacgaattgcaagaatcgctgaagctggagacttatatttccctcactaactttaaacatcagctatctgagcagctaaccgttcgctgcagctgtacacagcccatctgtaaatagcccatccaatctacctacctcatccccatattgtttttatttacttttttgcactccagtatttctacttgcacatcatcatctgcacatctatcactccagtgttaatttgctcaattgtaattacttgctactatggcctatttattgccttacctcctcatgccattttcacacactgtgtatatagacttttttttattttttaaatggtgtTATTGACtgaacgtttgtttattccatgtgtaactctgtgttgttgtttgtgtcgcactgctttgctttatcttggccacgttgcagttgcaaatgagaacttgttctcaactggcctacctggttaaataaaggtgaaataaaaaataaaacaataaacaacatgATGAGTTTCTAACACACAACATGATCAGTATCTAACACACAACATGATCAGTATCTAACACACAACATGATCAGTATCTAACACACAACATGATCAGTATCTAACACACAACATGATCAGTATCTAACACACAACATGATCAGTATCTAACACACAACATGATCAGTATCTAACACACAACATGATCAGTATCTAACACAAAATAACACTATCAGTAGAAGCATGAAATGCTTGTTTAACTCTTTGGAATCATACGGCTgccaatattttttttattcaatttttTAACATGAATATTGGCAGACACATGCTTCCTTAAGTAAAGTTTCAGATCAGAAATGAAACAAATAATGTCCAATTTCGTATAAGCCTACTGGGTATATAAGCACTATTGTGACATCACAAAGATCTTTAAAACAATTGAATTTCTATTATATTAACAGAACAGTGTTCACCTGAGCATCCTGTTTGGCCATGTTGGTGTCCACTTGTTCCCTCTCGTCTCGATTTCCCTTCAAACAGGAAGCAAAAAGATGGTTTTACTACAAAAGAagtggatgcgtcccaaatggcatcttattccctatatagtgcactgcttttgaccagtgccTGGGAGGCAGACGATATTATTCCACGGGGGGGAATCTGGAAACCCTTACAAACTATGAATAGTGGAATACTGGTAGCTAGGAAGGAATTTGAGGCATGGAAACTCAACTTCTCCTCCCCAATTTCAGTAATTGCTTCCATAAATCTTCCAGGGCATCTTTATGGGTTTGTATcctaaattacaccctattccatttatagtgccctatttttgaccaggcccatacggttctggtcaaaagtagtgcactatatagggaataggctgcagTTTTGGGATGCAGCCATAGACCCATTGCTTGTTGAAAAATCCAGACCCAGCCGCATCAAAAGTTTTGGGCACATATTCGCAGTAGAAAGGGGTATGTTTACATTGAAGTGGATACGATCACATTCAACTTCAAATACAGCTCCTGCGAGTTAACAAACACGTAATCAGATGGTCATCGTCTACAACATTGCAGATGTCATTGGAGGACTGATTACGTAGCATGCCAGCGAGGCAAGGTAAAATATCCCAAATAGAGCTAGGTAAAGCCAGAAGAATAATTACTTGTTGAACATAGCTATAGCCATCAGTCTTGTGTGTTTTCATGGTCATCACTCACACACTACTAAGTTTGTCAATGTCCCAACATCAGTGTATAGCTATCTGCTACAGGACGTTTTGCTGCGAGCATACATGTGCACCACTCCAATATGACGTTTGCTTGTAAACAAAAAATGGCTCTATAATAGGCTGTACTTCCTGACTCCTGACTCAGGAAGGGGCTATAGTAGATGTTTATCTTGAGAGGGCAATAGCAGTTTCATACAAATCTGGTTTCCCGAGTCGTTTTCGCTTGTTCACTTCATTAAAATAATATGACATTTCAGAAATTGTTAACACAAATGAAAGATATGTCTAATTTGTAGCCATTAGATAGCCAGTTTGAAGTGCAAGAGCACCGACTTTGTTGAGTATTAGGTTGTCATCATGAATCAGCTTTAGCCTTCACTTTCAAAGATGTTACACAATGATAACGATTAACAACACATCAATAACATAACAAAAACCCATCGATAACATATCAATAAAAAGTTACCTGACAGAGTGAGACGAGGAGCCTACGGAAGTGTCCTGAGGTGTCGTTACTGATGGAATCCTCCAGGGTCTTACCATACTCTGAAACAAACAGAATTTCAATACATATTCTTAAACGAACGGCATTTCAGTCAGTTACTCTGAAACACACAGGGCAGGTGTCTAGgctccttacttttttcaatctttactaatgacatgccactggctctgagtaaagcctgtgtgtctatgtatgctgatgactcaacactattcatgtcagctaccacagcaagtgaaatcactgcaacacctaacaaagagctgcagttagtttcagagtgggtgacaaggaataagttagtcctaaatatttataaaactaaaagcattgtatttgggacaaatcattcactaaacctcaactaaatcatgttgaaattgagcaagttgaggtgactaaactgcttggagtaaccctggattgtaaactgtcatcaaAACATATtggtacaacagtagctaagatggggagaagtctgtccataataaagtgctactctgccttcttaacaacactatcaacaaggcaggtcctacaggttctagatttgtcgcaccttgactactattcagtcgtgtggtcagttgccacaaacacacacacgatagCATACGCATTATACACAGaggtacacatggattttgtactgtagatatgtggtagtggtggagtaggtgtgttgtgaaatctgtgaatgtattgtaatgttttttaaaaattgtataaactgccttaactctgctggaccccaggaagagtagctgctaccttggcattttagctactgttgccttggcagcagctactggggatccataataaatacaaataataaatacacagCTCTTACCATGTTTGTAAATTTGATTGATTTCTCTGATTTCTGCATTGGAGCGAGATGACAGGATCTCAATCAGACATGCTTCATCAGTACCTGCACCCTGAGAACAAAACCAGCCAGGGTTAAGTATACAGTAAattggaatcctcatctctcccaagtggacattctctctttctcccctgacccatctgtctatctcctcatttgaattccatgctgtcacagttaccagccctttcaagcttaacatccttatcatttatcgccctccaggttcccttggagagttcatcaatgagcttgacgccttgataagttcctttcctgaggatggctcacctctcacagttctgggtgactttaacctccccacgtctaccttcgactcattcctctctgcctccttctttccactcctctttcgacctcaccctctcaccttcccccctactcacaaggcaggcaatacgcttgacctcatctttactagatgctgttcttccactaatctcattgcaactcccctccaagtctccgaccactaccttgtatccttttccctctcgctctcatccaacacttctcactctgcccctactcggatggtattgcgccgtcccaaccttcgctctctctctcccgctactctctcctcttccatcctatcatctcttccctctgctcaaaccttctccaacctatctcctgattctgcctcctcaaccctcctctcctccctctctgcatcctttgatttcctctgtcccctatcctccaggccggctcggtcctcccctcctgctccgtggctcgacgactcactgcgagctcacagaacagggctcggggcagccgagcggaaatggaggaaaactcgcctccctgcggacctggcatcctttcactccctcctctctacattttcctcttctgtctctgctgctaaagccactttctaccactctaaactccaagcatctgcctctaaccctaggaagctctttgctaccttctcctccctcctgaatcctcctccccctccccacccctcctccctctctgcggatgacttcgtcaaccattttgaaaagaaggttgacgacatccgatcgtcgtttgctaagtcaaacgacactgctggtcctgctcacactgccctaccctgtgctttgacctctttctcccctctctctccagatgaaatcttgcgtcttgtgacggccggccgcccaacaacctgcccacttgaccctatcccctcctctcttctccagaccatttccggagaccttttcccctacctcacctcgctcatcaactcatccttgaccgctggctacgtcccttccatcttcaagagagcgagagttgcaccccttctgaaaaaacctacactcaatccctccgatgtcaacaactacagaccagtatcccttcttgcctttctctccaaaactcttgaacgtgccgtccttggccagctctcttgctatctctctcagaattaccttcttgatcctaatcagtcaggtttcaagactgggcattcaactgagactgctcttctctgtgtcacggaggctctccgcactgctaaagctaactctctctcctctgctctcatccttctagacctatctgctgcctttgataccgtgaaccatcagatcctcctctccaccctctccgagctgggcatctccggcgccgcccacgcttggattgcgtcctacctgacaggtcgctcctaccaggtggcgtggcgagaatctgtctccgcaccacgtgctctcaccactggtgtcccccagggctctgttcttggcccactcctattctcgatatacaccaagtcacttggctctgtcatatcctcacatggtctctcatatcattgctatgcagatgacacacaattaatcttctcctttcccccttctgacaaccaggtggcgaatcgcatctctgcatgtctggcagacatatcagtgtggatgacggatcaccacctcaagctgaacctcggcaagacggagctgctcttcctcccggggaaggactgcccgttccatgatctcgccatcacggttgacaactcccttgtgtcctcctcccagagtgctaagagccttggcgtgaccctggacaacaccctgtcgttctccaccaacatcaaggcggtgacccgatcctgtaggttcatgctctacaacattcgcagagtacgaccctgcctcacacaggaagcggcgcaggtcctaatccaggcacttgtcatctcccgtctggattattgcaactcgctgttggctgggctccctgcctgtgccattaaacccctacaactcatccagaacgccgcagcccgtctggtgttcaaccttcccaagttctctcacgtcaccccgctcctccgctctctccactggcttccagtcgaagctcgcatccgctacaagaccatggtgcttgcctacggagctgtgaggggaacggcacctccgtaccttcaggctctgatcaggccctacacccaaacaagggcactccgttcatccacctctggcctgctcgcctccctacctctgaggaagcacagttcccgctcagcccagtcaaaactgttcgctgctctggcaccccaatggtggaacaagctccctcacgacgccaggacagcggagtcaatcaccaccttccggagacacctgaaaccccacctcttcaaggaatacctgggataggataaagtaatccttctaaccccccccttaaaagatttagatgcactattgtaaagtggttgttccactggatattataaggtgaatgcaccaatttgtaagtcgctctggataagagcatctgctaaatgacttaaaatgtaaaatgtaaatatataaatgCTATGTGTATGAGTTCCAGAAAAGATCTAGAAGACAATAATAATTACTGGCCAGGTGCAATAAAGTAATACTTATTCTGTACAGCTACAGTAAATCACCACATAGTTCACCATATAGTTTGTGGTTCAAGACAAGAATACATCATGGCCCAAGTAATACTTGTTCTCTACAAGCTACAGTAAGTAGCTAAATCACTTTTGTTCACCAGATAGTAAGATGGGTGATTCCTCAGGCCTCAACATACCTGACTTTTACTGTCTTTAATTGAGTTTTTCTTTCTGTTTCATACTGAAATGACTCACAAAAGAGGCCTAATATAAAGAGTGGAATAACCTGGGTGGTGTTCAGTAGGCACGAAACAGAAGAAAACGGTCCATAACGGACTGAAATGGGGAGGTAATAtcagaacttgtccaataagaagctTGTTTCTGTTGTTTTGTTTCAAAATGTTATCCGACGTTTTgctctaatgaacatgaccctggtaTAGTCTAAGAGTAAACAAAAGAACCCGTTCAAACCGATATGGCTTCTTTGAGTTCAGATGCATCGAACTTGGCTGGTGTCTGCAACATGGCAATAGCCAGCTTCTCAAAACTCCCAGTCAGCTCAGACTTTAGATCGTGGAATAAATCCTGTGAAAAAGAAGATTGTGTAAGAGGTCACTCAACATACAGTAAATCTGTGCCCCAAATGTGCTGCTGCTCCACCCAATTCCCTTTATAGcacactactttcgaccagggctcataggggaataaatagggaatagggtgtcatttgagattgTGGTgtaaattaacctgttggggctagggggcagtattttcacggccggataaaaaacgtacccgatttaaactggttactactcttgcccagaagcgagaatatgcatataattagtagatttggatagaaaacactctaaagtttctaagactgtttgaatggtgtctgtgagtataacagaactcatatggcaggccaaagtctgagaagattccatacaggaagtgccctgtctgacaatttgttgtccttctgttgcatctctatcgaaaatatagcatctgtgctgtaacgtgacactttctaaggcttccattggctctctaaagccgccagaaagtggaatggggtgtctgctgtctctgggcaaagtacagcagcatagtttaagtggtcagcctggggacagtgagacagatGCGAGTTCACAAGactggaatattatcgctattttacgagaaaaaaatgcataaaaattgattttaaacagcgtttgacatgcttcgaatattttgaaattgtttgtcacgaaatgcactcgcgcgttacccttcggatagtgacctgaacccacaacaaaacggaggtatttggatataactatggattatttggaaccaaaacaacatttgttgttgaagtagaagtcctgggagtgcattctgatgaagaacagcaaaggtaatccgatttttctaatagtaattctgagtttagtgagccccaaacttggtgggtgtcaaattagctagcctgtgatggtcgagctatgtactcagaatattgcaaaatgtgctttcgccgaaaagctattttaaaatctgacatagcgtttgcataaaggagttctgtatctataattcttaaaataattgttatgtattttgtcaacgtttatcatgagtaatttagtaaattcaccggaagtttttggtgggtatgctagttctgaacatcacatgctaatgtaaaaagctgttttttgatataaatatgaacttgattgaacaaaacatccatgtattgtataacataatgtcctaggagtgtcatctgatgaagatcatcaaaggttagtgctgcatttagctgtggttttggtttttgtgacatatatgtttgctttgaaaatggctgtgtgattatttttggcagggtactctcctgacataatctaatgttttgctttcgctgtaaagcctttttgaaatcggacaatgtggttagattaacgagagtcttgtctttaaaatggtgtaaaatagtcatattgtcacgtcctgaccagtataagggttaattgttattgtagtttggtcaggacgtggcagagggtatttcttttatgtggttcggggtggtggttgttgtagaagggcatttgatttatgtattccagggtttttgggcactgtgtcatattcatgtatttctatgtttagtctagtgtatctgtttctatgtttagttaactggggttgggactctcaattgaaggcaggtgttgtctctttgcctttgattgagagtcctatatattagggtgtgtttgggtttgtattttgtgggagattgtttcttgttttgcctgtttcttgtttagcgtgagtaagccttacaagactgttgtgttgatcgtgagttcgttgtttattattttggtgttcgtaattttgagttaaataaaacgtcaagatgagcatccaccatcctgctgcattttggtcctcctttcccaacgacaaccgtgacacatatattttttgggtatttgtatttcgtgccacgcgattccactggctgttgactagggtgggacgcaacgtcccacctagcccatagaagttaaatatTAATTACATACTATACTGTTGAATTAgacacagtgtctcccgacccctcctgtctcagcctccagtatttatgctgcaaaagtttgtgtcgggggctagggtcagtctgttatatctggagtatttctcctgtcttatctggtgtcctgtgtgaattgaggtatgctctctctaattctctctttctttctctctctcggaggacctgagccctaggaccatgcctcaggactacctggcctgatgacaccttgctgtccccagtccacctggttgtgctgctgctccagtttcaactgttctgcctgcggctatggaaccctgacctgttcaccgaacgtgctacctgtcccagacctgctgttttcaactctctagagacagcaggagtggtagagatactctgaatgatcggctatgaaaagccaactgacgtttactcctgaggtgctgacccgtTGCAccgtctacaaccactgtgattattattatttgaccctgctggtcatctatgaacatttgaacatcttggccatgttctgttataatctctacccgtCACAGCCAgacgaggactggccacccctcataaccttgttcctctctaggtttcttcctaggttttggcctttctagggagttttcctagccaccgtgcttctgtacctgcattgcttgctgttttgggttttaggctgggtttctgtacagcactttgtgacatcagctgatgtaagaagggctttataaataaatttgattgacatACTAGGCTGTTTTACTTAAGAGAATTGTTATATGTTAGTATTTTTACTGATACAGGCTTGTCGTGTGACTTAGTCATAAATCTTGGCATACAGATAAGAGCCGTTAGGGTGCGACCTCAGTATGTACAATCCTGTTTTCACAATCTACAGGAACTTAGATGTGTGAAAACAAGCAGGAAGGAACAGACAGTTGATGTTGCCACCATTATCTGAACAGACAAGCTAAATCTGCTTTTACACACCATGTTCCGTCCCTGTTTCCATCTGATAAACTGCCACGTAGACAAAATAGGTGGTCGTTTTTCTATAAGAGAGAGAACTCTGTTCATTGGGCTTTCCTAACGATGCACTGAGTGGTTGTTATTGATTGcttcatttttgcaaatgttatAATAAAGTTGTTTTGAagaatagtctctctctccttttggttAGAATTACCACTACAGGACGCAGACATAGATGAACACTACATGGAAGTTAAACTAACAGCAACAATAGCAGACAATAGAAGAAACCACAGTCATTACTCTAGTGTAAACCTCACCTTCCCATAAGTGGTTTTGTAGGCTGCAACCATTGGAACCCTCTGCTTGCTGGTGCGGCTTCCAAGAAGCTCAATTATAGCGGACTCATCCGTGCCTGTTGAAAATAATCTATTATTAGCAGTTTAACTGGTAGTAGATGGAATGTGTATCACTAAATAGTGTGCTCTTAATTGTATAATATTCTACATATGCATCTAGCCATTGAATATTTatagaatataataaaataactatTTTCCCCAGAAGGAACTTCAGTTATGTAATGTGCATCTCTAAATAATGTGTTATTAGAATTTTATTGAATCTCATCAAATCCTTCATACATCTATCCATGATAGTGAATGTCTATAATGATGAACTACTGACCAAAGCCCTTCATGGCCTTGCGGAGGACTTCCACATCCCTCAGAGGGTCAGCACCTGGGTGGTCCTTTATCGCACCCCTGTAACCTCTCTAATGACAAATACAAACAAGTACTGAAAATTAAGCAAGGAAATGCTGAAACAAGGAAATGCTGAAACAAGGAAATGCTGAAACAAGGAAATACTGAAACAAGGAAATACTTTGTAAAGCATATTAGCAAAAAGCtatgtaaatacatttaaatacagGTTAATGGTTTCAATCCACATGACACAAACTGAAAAAGAAACAAGAGATTCTCACATTGATGGCAGGTGAATGGGGAATAGCCGGAGCACCACCTCCGTATCCTGGCATGGAGGGGTTGGGTGCCGGGGCTCCTCCAGGGTAGCCAGGCATGGGCTGCTGTCCTGGGGCAGGACCTCCGCCTGGCTGAAATGGAGAAAACTAGGTGATTAGCTGGTATCACATTACTGGCTttggctatgtcccaaatggcacactattccctaaatagtgcactactttagacaagggcccataggaatggggagccatttgggacataatgaCATGGTAACAGACTCTATACATGTTACAGGGTGTGTAGATCAGGTCGTAAATAAAAGCCTGTCAATATGTTGGTAGTAACTTGGTTCTTAGTTAGCTACTTGATACAAGATAATAAGTCATATTTACCATTCCACCAACAGGGGCTCCACCCCACCCACCTAGAGAATGAAGAGACAACAAGTAAGTGATGTTGCATGATTTTAATGAACAGGATAACTCCAAACCAGAGCAAGCACACTTTTGCACTACCATGAAAACAAAATACTAATGTAGTCCCAAAATAATAGCCTTACCTTGTGCTGGAGGAATGGAAGGATAACCTCCGGCCTGCTGGGGAGGGTAGCCCCCTGCCTGAGGGGGGTAGCCCCCTGCCTGAGGGGGGTAGCCCCCTGCCTGGGGTGGGTAGCCCCCGGCCTGGGGGTGGGTAGCCGCCGGCCTGGGGTGGGTAGCCGCCGGCCTGGGGTGGGTAGCCGCCGGCCTGGGGGGGTAGCCGCCGGCCTGGGGGGGGTAGCCGCCGGCCTGGGGGGGATATGCACCCGGTTGTGGGGGTAGCCACCTGCCTGGGGAGGGTAGCCACCTGCCTGGGGAGGGTAGCCACCTGCCTGGGGAGGGTAGCCACCTGCCTGGGGAGGGTAGCCACCGGAGGGAGGGTAACCTGGATAACTCATCTTTAGGACCTGAAAGGCgcaagtatttaaaaaaaaaaatatttatacagttgaagtcagaagtttacatacacttaggttggagtcattaaaactagttttttaaccactccacaaatgtcttattaacaaactatagttttggcaagtcggttaggacatctactatgtgcatgacaagtcatttttccaacaattgtttacagacagattat of Salmo salar chromosome ssa01, Ssal_v3.1, whole genome shotgun sequence contains these proteins:
- the LOC106611643 gene encoding LOW QUALITY PROTEIN: annexin A4 (The sequence of the model RefSeq protein was modified relative to this genomic sequence to represent the inferred CDS: inserted 2 bases in 2 codons; deleted 1 base in 1 codon) — translated: MSYPGYPPSGGYPPQAGGYPPQAGGYPPQAGGYPPQAGGXPPQPGAYPPQAGGYPPQAGGYPXQAGGYPPQAGGYPPQAGGYPPQAGGYPPQAGGYPPQAGGYPPQAGGYPPQQAGGYPSIPPAQGGWGGAPVGGMPGGGPAPGQQPMPGYPGGAPAPNPSMPGYGGGAPAIPHSPAINRGYRGAIKDHPGADPLRDVEVLRKAMKGFGTDESAIIELLGSRTSKQRVPMVAAYKTTYGKDLFHDLKSELTGSFEKLAIAMLQTPAKFDASELKEAISGAGTDEACLIEILSSRSNAEIREINQIYKHEYGKTLEDSISNDTSGHFRRLLVSLCQGNRDEREQVDTNMAKQDAQKLYAAGENKVGTDESQFNAILCARSKPHLRAVFHEYQQMCGRDIVKSICREMSGDVEDGMVAVVKCIRNTPEYFAERLHKAMAGAGTKDRTLIRVMVTRSEVDMLDIRQVYQQTYGKSLYTAISGDTSGDYKKMLLKLCGGSD